A window of the Salvelinus fontinalis isolate EN_2023a chromosome 26, ASM2944872v1, whole genome shotgun sequence genome harbors these coding sequences:
- the LOC129823910 gene encoding olfactomedin-like protein 2B isoform X2 yields the protein MVSRLQILLLLWCAVPLTWAQVAFSDVMDNGIKEELQQTDGPLLDDEMDNQENVLTQLLGDYDKVKTLSEGSDCRCKCVVRPLSRSACRRIEEGAAKAEDFYTVETVTSGPNCKKCACIAPPSALNPCEGDYRFKKLQEAGKDDIKLSTVMELLEGAFYGMDLLKLHSVTTKLLNRVDNIEKTFSCNHTEKDKVSVRSPSSEEKEREKERRAQQRMEKRKRLTELEPSLQKDTAAAYANTEKKYEERYIGAKGQGTTRPMLKRSQLQNREGPLKGKVGLNGMVIRGVTFYKANTVDDGAAGELTDEALSGDGSMDLLIDDQLLRPTQPRPVAGTATPTSQDRKWNPDNQATRASKTTNSPQGNPTTSAPKATETPSTTVFIPTTTIPTTTTTAATNTTTMVATSASTTQPAATRKPETLSVLTTSPTAAVRQVNSTTASPSKVTGAPKLKHHIGWTEGPSATPKVPGMCKDTLASISDPVTHNTYGRKEGAWMKDPKGNGNVIYVTNYYYGNHLLEFHDMDNFKQGHFTNSYKFPYNWIGTGHVVYNGAFYYNRAFSRDIIKFDLHLLYVAAWTTLHDAVLEEEDASWRRRGHSDIDFAVDESGLWLVYPALDEEGFHQEVIILSRVNPTDLSLQSTFRTGLRRHFYGNSFVICGVLYAVDNYERTLANISYAFDTHTHTQMIPRIPFTNNYTYTTQIDYNPKDKKLYAWDNGHQVTYNVIFAY from the exons ATGGTGTCTAGGTTGCAGATATTGCTCTTGTTGTGGTGTGCGGTCCCTCTCACTTGGGCACAAGTTGCATTCAGCGACGTAATGGATAATGGAATAAAAGAGGAACTACAACAGACCGACGGACCACTGCTAGATGATGAGATGGACAACCAGGAAAACGTTTTAACTCAG CTGCTGGGAgattatgacaaagtgaaaacgctGTCGGAAGGCTCTGACTGTCGCTGTAAATGTGTTGTCAGACCGCTGAGCAGAAGTGCCTGCCGGCGGATAGAGGAGGGCGCCGCCAAAGCCGAAGACTTTTACACAGTGGAGACTGTGACATCGGGGCCCAATTGTAAAAAGTGTGCGTGTATAGCCCCACCCTCTGCTCTGAATCCCTGCGAGGGAGATTACAGGTTCAAGAAGCTGCAGGAGGCGGGGAAAGATGACATCAAG CTCTCAACAGTAATGGAGTTATTGGAGGGAGCGTTTTACGGGATGGATCTGTTAAAGTTGCACTCAGTTACAACCAAACTCCTCAACCGGGTTGACAATATAGAAAAG ACCTTTTCTTGTAACCACACGGAGAAGGATAAAGTGAGTGTGAGGAGCCCCTCTAGTGAGGAAaaggagcgagagaaggagagaagagccCAGCAGAGGATGGAAAAGAGAAAACGTCTGACTGAGCTGGAGCCGTCTCTGCAGAAGGATACAGCTGCAGCTTATGCTAACACAGAg AAGAAGTATGAGGAGCGCTACATTGGGGCCAAGGGCCAGGGGACCACCAGGCCCATGCTGAAGAGGAGCCAGCTGCAAAACAGGGAGGGGCCCCTGAAAGGCAAGGTGGGACTCAACGGCATGGTCATCAGAGGAGTGACTTTCTACAAGGCCAACACGGTGGACGATGGAGCCGCTGGGGAGCTCA CAGACGAAGCCCTGAGCGGTGATGGTTCCATGGACCTGCTCATCGATGACCAGCTCCTGAGACCCACCCAGCCCAGACCTGTAGCAGGCACCGCGACACCAACATCGCAAGACAGGAAGTGGAACCCAGACAACCAGGCCACTCGTGCCTCCAAAACAACCAATAGTCCCCAAGGAAATCCCACCACATCTGCCCCTAAAGCTACCGAGACACCATCAACCACTGTGTTCATCCCAACCACAACCATTCCAACCACAACTACGACCGCAGCAACCAACACTACTACAATGGTTGCGACAAGCGCAAGCACCACTCAGCCAGCGGCCACTAGGAAACCTGAAACCTTGTCTGTTTTGACCACGTCTCCAACCGCTGCAGTGCGACAGGTCAACAGCACCACAGCCTCACCCAGCAAGGTGACGGGTGCGCCCAAACTCAAGCATCACATCGGCTGGACAGAGGGCCCCTCGGCGACCCCTAAAGTCCCTG GCATGTGCAAAGACACTCTGGCCTCCATCTCGGACCCAGTGACCCATAACACCTACGGCCGGAAGGAAGGGGCCTGGATGAAGGACCCAAAGGGCAACGGAAATGTCATATATGTCACCAACTACTACTATGGTAACCACCTACTGGAATTCCACGACATGGACAACTTCAAACAAG GACACTTCACCAATTCCTACAAGTTCCCGTACAACTGGATCGGCACAGGCCACGTGGTGTACAACGGAGCTTTCTATTACAACCGCGCCTTTTCCCGTGACATCATCAAGTTCGACCTGCATCTGCTCTACGTGGCGGCCTGGACGACGCTGCACGACGccgtgttagaggaggaggacgcCTCCTGGAGGCGGCGAGGACACTCGGATATCGACTTTGCGGTGGATGAGAGCGGCCTGTGGTTAGTGTACCCTGCTctggatgaggagggcttccatCAGGAAGTAATCATCCTAAGCCGTGTGAACCCGACCGACCTCAGCCTCCAGAGTACGTTCAGAACGGGCCTGAGGAGACACTTCTACGGAAACTCCTTTGTCATTTGTGGTGTCCTGTATGCGGTGGACAACTACGAACGCACCCTCGCCAATATATCCTACGCCTtcgatacgcacacacacacccagatgaTCCCCAGAATACCTTTCACAAACAACTACACATACACGACGCAAATCGACTACAACCCCAAGGACAAAAAGCTGTACGCATGGGACAACGGTCACCAGGTGACCTACAATGTTATATTTGCATATTAA
- the LOC129823910 gene encoding olfactomedin-like protein 2B isoform X1 has protein sequence MVSRLQILLLLWCAVPLTWAQVAFSDVMDNGIKEELQQTDGPLLDDEMDNQENVLTQLLGDYDKVKTLSEGSDCRCKCVVRPLSRSACRRIEEGAAKAEDFYTVETVTSGPNCKKCACIAPPSALNPCEGDYRFKKLQEAGKDDIKLSTVMELLEGAFYGMDLLKLHSVTTKLLNRVDNIEKTFSCNHTEKDKVSVRSPSSEEKEREKERRAQQRMEKRKRLTELEPSLQKDTAAAYANTEKKYEERYIGAKGQGTTRPMLKRSQLQNREGPLKGKVGLNGMVIRGVTFYKANTVDDGAAGELTADEALSGDGSMDLLIDDQLLRPTQPRPVAGTATPTSQDRKWNPDNQATRASKTTNSPQGNPTTSAPKATETPSTTVFIPTTTIPTTTTTAATNTTTMVATSASTTQPAATRKPETLSVLTTSPTAAVRQVNSTTASPSKVTGAPKLKHHIGWTEGPSATPKVPGMCKDTLASISDPVTHNTYGRKEGAWMKDPKGNGNVIYVTNYYYGNHLLEFHDMDNFKQGHFTNSYKFPYNWIGTGHVVYNGAFYYNRAFSRDIIKFDLHLLYVAAWTTLHDAVLEEEDASWRRRGHSDIDFAVDESGLWLVYPALDEEGFHQEVIILSRVNPTDLSLQSTFRTGLRRHFYGNSFVICGVLYAVDNYERTLANISYAFDTHTHTQMIPRIPFTNNYTYTTQIDYNPKDKKLYAWDNGHQVTYNVIFAY, from the exons ATGGTGTCTAGGTTGCAGATATTGCTCTTGTTGTGGTGTGCGGTCCCTCTCACTTGGGCACAAGTTGCATTCAGCGACGTAATGGATAATGGAATAAAAGAGGAACTACAACAGACCGACGGACCACTGCTAGATGATGAGATGGACAACCAGGAAAACGTTTTAACTCAG CTGCTGGGAgattatgacaaagtgaaaacgctGTCGGAAGGCTCTGACTGTCGCTGTAAATGTGTTGTCAGACCGCTGAGCAGAAGTGCCTGCCGGCGGATAGAGGAGGGCGCCGCCAAAGCCGAAGACTTTTACACAGTGGAGACTGTGACATCGGGGCCCAATTGTAAAAAGTGTGCGTGTATAGCCCCACCCTCTGCTCTGAATCCCTGCGAGGGAGATTACAGGTTCAAGAAGCTGCAGGAGGCGGGGAAAGATGACATCAAG CTCTCAACAGTAATGGAGTTATTGGAGGGAGCGTTTTACGGGATGGATCTGTTAAAGTTGCACTCAGTTACAACCAAACTCCTCAACCGGGTTGACAATATAGAAAAG ACCTTTTCTTGTAACCACACGGAGAAGGATAAAGTGAGTGTGAGGAGCCCCTCTAGTGAGGAAaaggagcgagagaaggagagaagagccCAGCAGAGGATGGAAAAGAGAAAACGTCTGACTGAGCTGGAGCCGTCTCTGCAGAAGGATACAGCTGCAGCTTATGCTAACACAGAg AAGAAGTATGAGGAGCGCTACATTGGGGCCAAGGGCCAGGGGACCACCAGGCCCATGCTGAAGAGGAGCCAGCTGCAAAACAGGGAGGGGCCCCTGAAAGGCAAGGTGGGACTCAACGGCATGGTCATCAGAGGAGTGACTTTCTACAAGGCCAACACGGTGGACGATGGAGCCGCTGGGGAGCTCA CAGCAGACGAAGCCCTGAGCGGTGATGGTTCCATGGACCTGCTCATCGATGACCAGCTCCTGAGACCCACCCAGCCCAGACCTGTAGCAGGCACCGCGACACCAACATCGCAAGACAGGAAGTGGAACCCAGACAACCAGGCCACTCGTGCCTCCAAAACAACCAATAGTCCCCAAGGAAATCCCACCACATCTGCCCCTAAAGCTACCGAGACACCATCAACCACTGTGTTCATCCCAACCACAACCATTCCAACCACAACTACGACCGCAGCAACCAACACTACTACAATGGTTGCGACAAGCGCAAGCACCACTCAGCCAGCGGCCACTAGGAAACCTGAAACCTTGTCTGTTTTGACCACGTCTCCAACCGCTGCAGTGCGACAGGTCAACAGCACCACAGCCTCACCCAGCAAGGTGACGGGTGCGCCCAAACTCAAGCATCACATCGGCTGGACAGAGGGCCCCTCGGCGACCCCTAAAGTCCCTG GCATGTGCAAAGACACTCTGGCCTCCATCTCGGACCCAGTGACCCATAACACCTACGGCCGGAAGGAAGGGGCCTGGATGAAGGACCCAAAGGGCAACGGAAATGTCATATATGTCACCAACTACTACTATGGTAACCACCTACTGGAATTCCACGACATGGACAACTTCAAACAAG GACACTTCACCAATTCCTACAAGTTCCCGTACAACTGGATCGGCACAGGCCACGTGGTGTACAACGGAGCTTTCTATTACAACCGCGCCTTTTCCCGTGACATCATCAAGTTCGACCTGCATCTGCTCTACGTGGCGGCCTGGACGACGCTGCACGACGccgtgttagaggaggaggacgcCTCCTGGAGGCGGCGAGGACACTCGGATATCGACTTTGCGGTGGATGAGAGCGGCCTGTGGTTAGTGTACCCTGCTctggatgaggagggcttccatCAGGAAGTAATCATCCTAAGCCGTGTGAACCCGACCGACCTCAGCCTCCAGAGTACGTTCAGAACGGGCCTGAGGAGACACTTCTACGGAAACTCCTTTGTCATTTGTGGTGTCCTGTATGCGGTGGACAACTACGAACGCACCCTCGCCAATATATCCTACGCCTtcgatacgcacacacacacccagatgaTCCCCAGAATACCTTTCACAAACAACTACACATACACGACGCAAATCGACTACAACCCCAAGGACAAAAAGCTGTACGCATGGGACAACGGTCACCAGGTGACCTACAATGTTATATTTGCATATTAA